tactctaaaatatgtctgcatacatctgtatgttgaagTACATTTGAAacgtctaaaaatacttatatttaggaacgggggagttGTATATAtgtgatatactccctctgtcccaaaataagtgtctcaactttgtactaactttagtataaaattaTAGTATGGTTGAGACAGTTATTTCGGgaaagagggagtagtatttatcatTTCTTTTCATGCACACATCTCTTTATGTTGGATATACAGGTACCTGCCCTGGAGTACAACAAGCAAGTGAAAGGAGAGAGCCTGAATCTGCTTAAGTACATCGACGACAATTTCGATGGCCCAGAATTGCTCCCTCATGTAAGAGACACATACACATGTTCCTTGTTTTCAGTGGAACTGAAGTTTGCATTCCTGATGTGGTGAACCACTAGGATTCTGCAAAGAAGAAGTTTGCTGAGGAACTCCTTGCGTACAGTGACAGTTTCAATGCCAGCGCTTTCTTCTCATGCCTACGCTCCAAGGGAGATGTGACCGACGAAGTTggtaaacaaaaacagaagaacagTGCACTACTTACAACATGTTTGTTTGTTTGAGATGTTCTATATTGAAAGGCTGCATGCAGTTTGTGCTCACATTTCACCTTGTTTGATCTATCATTAGTTGCCGCTGTTGATAAAATAGAAGCTGCCCTAGGGAAGTTCAGCGATGGCCCATTCTTCCTTGACCAGTTCAGTCTGGTATGTGTACGTCACTACATCAGGGGTTCCCTTTCCTCTTGTCCATGGCCAAACCTCATAGAAGATTTCAGAAGAATTGTGTTTTTGAAATACATGGTTTTGCTGTGATATATATTCTTTCTAGGTTGACATTGCATATGTGCCATTCATCGAAAGGCTTCAGATATCCTATTCTGGCATCAAGAACTATGATATCGTTGGGGGCAGACCTAACCTTGGCAGATTCATCGAGGTATGTTCTGGATAATGCTAGATGGGATATAATTTGGGACATTTACATTTATGCCCCTAATTTGCGCACACTCTCAGATTTACTCCTAAATTTttgatgtgctcaaatttgcccctaaaaagCATTTTAAGTCGCAGGAATGCCCTTTCATCTGGTCAAAtttgtttgaccaaaactttgaaaattcatacgaagtc
This genomic interval from Triticum dicoccoides isolate Atlit2015 ecotype Zavitan unplaced genomic scaffold, WEW_v2.0 scaffold225900, whole genome shotgun sequence contains the following:
- the LOC119345323 gene encoding protein IN2-1 homolog B-like, with the translated sequence VPALEYNKQVKGESLNLLKYIDDNFDGPELLPHDSAKKKFAEELLAYSDSFNASAFFSCLRSKGDVTDEVVAAVDKIEAALGKFSDGPFFLDQFSLVDIAYVPFIERLQISYSGIKNYDIVGGRPNLGRFIE